One Salminus brasiliensis chromosome 5, fSalBra1.hap2, whole genome shotgun sequence DNA segment encodes these proteins:
- the fez2a gene encoding fasciculation and elongation protein zeta-2 — MGHLKREWPSLAAAAMAAPGPQPDEELRAFSALDPLSAQQKRPAPVSVDVEEVAELLGSFLDSDNGPTAETVAVRPVEEMVNGFDEKLNACFRHFSSKSEVLTCVKPISEDTFLRHDEIWNALTDNYGNVMPVDWNRSHTRSLHLPTLNIEDRPKVNNVNFDVSDDEDLREQMDMHSIIVSCINEEPLFTAEQVIEEIEEMMQDSPDTEAEPTSHSDQIQRYKNTSHAFEDRVRNLSVAELNELLEEEETAVRRYSEELVQHLALRDELDFEKEVKNSFISMLIDVQNRQKEHREQLKKKRKLKNGAGSQHGRAERLPTSRFSMESISTAIQNGFRQTFGHGGGEKQYLTTVIPYEKKGGPPSIEDLQVLTKILQAMRDDSDKVPSLLTDYILKVLCPT; from the exons ATGGGGCACTTGAAGCGTGAATGGCCCTCCCTCGCCGCTGCAGCTATGGCGGCGCCTGGACCGCAGCCTGATGAGGAGCTGCGGGCTTTCAGCGCGCTCGACCCTCTTTCAGCACAGCAAAAACGACCTGCTCCGGTTAGCGTGGACGTGGAGGAAGTGGCGGAGCTGCTCGGGAGCTTTCTGGACTCTGACAATGGCCCCACTGCCGAGACGGTCGCGGTCAGACCAGTGGAGGAGATGGTTAACGGCTTCGACGAGAAGTTAAACGCGTGCTTTCGACATTTCAGCTCTAAAAGCGAAGTATTAACATGTGTAAAACCGATCTCTGAGGATACCTTCTTAAGACATgatga GATCTGGAATGCGCTGACAGATAATTATGGCAATGTCATGCCCGTGGACTGGAATCGATCACATACTCGCTCACTTCACCTCCCCACTCTGAACATTGAGGACAGGCCG AAGGTGAATAATGTGAATTTTGATGTGTCTGATGATGAGGATCTGAGGGAACAGATGGACATGCACTCTATCATAGTGTCCTGCATCAACGAGGAGCCCCTCTTCACTGCAGAGCAG GTCATTGAAGAGATAGAAGAGATGATGCAGGACTCCCCAGACACAGAAGCAGAACCCACCTCTCATTCTGACCAGATACAAAGATACAAAAACACCAGCCACGCCTTTGAGGACA GAGTGAGGAACCTCAGTGTTGCAGAGCTGAATGAATTACTGGAAGAGGAGGAGACTGCTGTCCGCCGCTATTCTGAGGAACTGGTCCAGCATCTGGCCCTAAGGGACGAGCTGGACTTTGAAAAGGAGGTGAAGAACAGTTTCATTTCCATGCTGATAGATGTACAGAACCGACAGAAAGAACACAGAGAACAGTTGAAAAAGAAGAGGAAGCTAAAGAACGGAGCCGGATCCCAGCACGGTAGAGCAGAGAGGCTACCAACAAGT CGCTTCAGCATGGAGAGCATCTCTACTGCCATTCAGAATGGCTTCCgccaaacttttggacacggTGGTGGGGAGAAACAG TATCTCACTACAGTCATTCCTTATGAGAAGAAAGGAGGTCCCCCGTCAATTGAGGATCTTCAGGTTCTCACAAAAA TTCTTCAGGCTATGAGGGATGACAGTGACAAAGTACCCAGTCTTCTAACAGACTACATCCTTAAAG TGCTTTGTCCCACCTAA
- the rspo3 gene encoding R-spondin-3 isoform X2 — MQLQQLISLVLILHWMEDADCQHHASKHKHCQGGCLTCSQHNGCLSCMPKLFFHLERDGMRQIGVCLASCPKGFFGTRSPEKNDCSKCGTECDTCFDKNFCTRCRAGSYLHKGKCQESCPDELVPSDAKRECVPPCPADCDSCLNSDICTRCMPGHYLLHDQCHSVCPEEFEPSEQLMECIPSVPCEVEEWSKWGPCLRIGKTRLREETRTRRVLQNPSLQGKPCPATSEKRECFTKRKKCGKKEKASRNGDQKNCNNRKGNAEGSRERKRKREREMGDREEAENRNKTEQRRRRAQSRDSGTV; from the exons ATGCAATTGCAACAACTGATCTCCCTTGTTCTGATCTTGCACTGGATGGAGGACGCGGACTGTCAGCATCACGCCTCCAAGCACAAAC ACTGCCAAGGAGGCTGTCTGACCTGCTCGCAACACAACGGCTGCCTCTCATGCATGCCCAAGCTCTTTTTTCACCTGGAGAGGGACGGCATGCGGCAGATCGGCGTGTGTTTGGCTTCCTGTCCTAAAGGGTTCTTCGGCACTCGCTCCCCTGAAAAAAATGACTGTTCAA AGTGTGGGACTGAGTGTGACACCTGCTTCGACAAGAACTTCTGCACACGCTGCAGAGCGGGCTCATATCTACACAAGGGGAAATGCCAAGAGAGCTGCCCTGATGAGCTTGTACCCAGTGATGCCAAAAGGGAATGTGTCCCTC CGTGCCCAGCGGACTGTGACTCCTGCTTAAACAGTGACATCTGCACAAGATGTATGCCAGGGCACTATCTTCTGCATGACCAGTGTCACAGTGTATGCCCTGAGGAGTTTGAGCCCAGCGAGCAGCTGATGGAGTGTATTCCTTCAG TGCCCTGTGAGGTGGAAGAGTGGAGCAAGTGGGGTCCGTGCTTGCGGATAGGGAAAACCCGCCTTAGAGAAGAAACCCGCACTCGCAGAGTTCTACAGAACCCTAGCCTTCAGGGCAAGCCCTGCCCAGCTACTTCCGAGAAGAGGGAATGCTttactaaaagaaaaaaatgtg gaaaaaaagagaaagcctCACGTAACGGAGATCAGAAGAACTGCAACAATCGGAAGGGCAATGCAGAGGGCAgccgagagaggaagagaaagcgagagagggagatgggTGACCGAGAGGAGGCcgaaaacagaaataaaacagAACAGCGTCGCAGACGGGCCCAGAGCAGAGACTCTGGAACAGTATAA
- the rspo3 gene encoding R-spondin-3 isoform X1, whose product MQLQQLISLVLILHWMEDADCQHHASKHKHCQGGCLTCSQHNGCLSCMPKLFFHLERDGMRQIGVCLASCPKGFFGTRSPEKNDCSKCGTECDTCFDKNFCTRCRAGSYLHKGKCQESCPDELVPSDAKRECVPRLAACPADCDSCLNSDICTRCMPGHYLLHDQCHSVCPEEFEPSEQLMECIPSVPCEVEEWSKWGPCLRIGKTRLREETRTRRVLQNPSLQGKPCPATSEKRECFTKRKKCGKKEKASRNGDQKNCNNRKGNAEGSRERKRKREREMGDREEAENRNKTEQRRRRAQSRDSGTV is encoded by the exons ATGCAATTGCAACAACTGATCTCCCTTGTTCTGATCTTGCACTGGATGGAGGACGCGGACTGTCAGCATCACGCCTCCAAGCACAAAC ACTGCCAAGGAGGCTGTCTGACCTGCTCGCAACACAACGGCTGCCTCTCATGCATGCCCAAGCTCTTTTTTCACCTGGAGAGGGACGGCATGCGGCAGATCGGCGTGTGTTTGGCTTCCTGTCCTAAAGGGTTCTTCGGCACTCGCTCCCCTGAAAAAAATGACTGTTCAA AGTGTGGGACTGAGTGTGACACCTGCTTCGACAAGAACTTCTGCACACGCTGCAGAGCGGGCTCATATCTACACAAGGGGAAATGCCAAGAGAGCTGCCCTGATGAGCTTGTACCCAGTGATGCCAAAAGGGAATGTGTCCCTCGT CTTGCAGCGTGCCCAGCGGACTGTGACTCCTGCTTAAACAGTGACATCTGCACAAGATGTATGCCAGGGCACTATCTTCTGCATGACCAGTGTCACAGTGTATGCCCTGAGGAGTTTGAGCCCAGCGAGCAGCTGATGGAGTGTATTCCTTCAG TGCCCTGTGAGGTGGAAGAGTGGAGCAAGTGGGGTCCGTGCTTGCGGATAGGGAAAACCCGCCTTAGAGAAGAAACCCGCACTCGCAGAGTTCTACAGAACCCTAGCCTTCAGGGCAAGCCCTGCCCAGCTACTTCCGAGAAGAGGGAATGCTttactaaaagaaaaaaatgtg gaaaaaaagagaaagcctCACGTAACGGAGATCAGAAGAACTGCAACAATCGGAAGGGCAATGCAGAGGGCAgccgagagaggaagagaaagcgagagagggagatgggTGACCGAGAGGAGGCcgaaaacagaaataaaacagAACAGCGTCGCAGACGGGCCCAGAGCAGAGACTCTGGAACAGTATAA